The proteins below are encoded in one region of Oncorhynchus nerka isolate Pitt River linkage group LG15, Oner_Uvic_2.0, whole genome shotgun sequence:
- the LOC135560023 gene encoding adhesion G protein-coupled receptor E1-like isoform X2 encodes MGSRTLLLVLGLHFTLLVNIEARVCSLGFIANGRQQCDDIDECKEWDSTPPCGSNATCSNTYGSFYCHCLPGFRSTTSFKFTPFAGECKDLNECLENPQVCGSNTICLNTIGSYNCQCQPGFRVTYAGHCADIDECNEIAGICGVGGDCQNQKGSYSCLCHPGYSNYDNKQAQCSVLTCEQFKANETPGQNVPGLAGLLSLMRKSCLALSNSGDAAGGRLTGEVLLENVFTEMDGLLSHAILNNSREVSGLLGTMEDAMRFIGPQLRDTHTTMETDHTATELAVRRGQTPPTGPISLANDNARLDTSWETATGNGTYPGFALAGLVSFKTVERSVNNSFQYLTDTDTATATASKPSYQISSKVVTAFVSNPATDHLTQPVILTFKHLQVRAESMEMNYTCVFWSEGRVQEEGGAWSRSGCTKVTSNATHTVCSCSHLSSFAVLMALYPVQNTFELRLLTWLGLSVSVVCLLLCILTFWLCRSIQGTRTTIHLHLCVCLFIADLVFLSGISHTQSKGGCGFVAGLLHLFFLGSFSWMLLEGVQLYRMVVLVFNTTIRPLYLYAVGYGLPLTIVIISAITYPDGYGTTQHCWLSLERGFIWSFFGPVCTIIILNTFFFIITVWRLAQKFSSLNPDLSNLRKIKVFTVTAVAQLCVLGTMWIFGVFQFQEEGTVVMTYLFTILNSLQGALLFIMHCLLNKTVREEYCKLLSCICTPQKKRYSEVSTTNPSSSQSQGSRSAENTGESQI; translated from the exons gtcTTCATTTCACTCTACTGGTGAACATAGAGGCCAGAGTTTGCAGCCTGGGCTTCATTGCCAATGGGAGACAACAATGTGATGATATAGATGAGTGTAAAGAGTGGGACAGTACCCCACCCTGTGGAAGTAATGCTACGTGTTCCAACACATATGGAAGCTTCTACTGTCACTGTCTACCTGGGTTCAGATCCACAACATCTTTCAAGTTTACTCCTTTCGCTGGGGAGTGTAAGG ACCTCAATGAGTGCCTGGAGAACCCACAGGTTTGTGGCAGCAACACCATTTGCCTCAACACCATCGGGAGCTACAACTGCCAGTGTCAACCTGGGTTCAGAGTTACTTACGCTGGACACTGTGCAG acATAGATGAGTGTAATGAGATCGCTGGTATCTGTGGAGTAGGCGGGGACTGCCAGAACCAGAAAGGAAGCTACAGTTGCCTCTGTCACCCTGGATACAGTAACTACGACAACAAACAGGCTCAGTGCTCAG TACTGACCTGTGAGCAGTTCAAAGCGAATGAGACTCCTGGACAG aaTGTCCCAGGTTTAGCTGGTCTCCTGTCTCTGATGAGGAAAAGCTGTCTGGCATTAAGTAACTCTGGGGATGCAGCCGGAGGGAGACTGACTGGAGAGGTGTTACTGGAG AATGTCTTCACGGAGATGGACGGCCTCTTGTCTCACGCTATCCTAAACAACAGCCGGGAGGTGAGTGGATTGCTAGGCACCATGGAAGACGCCATGAGGTTCATCGGGCCGCAGCTCAGAGACACCCACACCACCATGGAAACAgaccacacag CGACTGAGCTTGCAGTGAGGAGGGGACAGACTCCGCCCACTGGGCCAATCAGCCTGGCCAATGACAACGCTCGGCTGGATACCAGCTGGGAGACAGCCACCGGCAACGGGACATACCCAG GTTTTGCTCTGGCTGGGTTGGTGTCTTTCAAGACAGTGGAGAGATCTGTCAACAACTCCTTCCAGTacctcacagacacagacacagcaaccGCCACAGCATCAAAGCCTAGCTACCAGATCAGTTCCAAGGTGGTAACAGCTTTTGTCAGTAACCCAGCAACAGACCACCTCACCCAGCCTGTCATCCTCACCTTCAAACATCTACAG GTGAGGGCGGAGTCAATGGAGATGAACTACACCTGTGTGTTCTGGTCGGAGGGGCGTGTCCAGGAAGAGGGAGGGGCGTGGTCAAGGAGTGGCTGTACCAAAGTCACATCTAACGCTACACACACCGtgtgttcctgttcccaccttAGCAGCTTTGCTGTTCTCATGGCCCTCTACCctgtacag aaCACCTTTGAGCTGCGTCTGTTGACGTGGCTGGGTCTGTCggtgtctgtggtgtgtctgtTGCTGTGCATCCTGACCTTCTGGCTGTGTCGGTCCATCCAGGGGACACGCAccaccatccacctccacctctgtgTCTGCCTCTTCATCGCTGACCTCGTCTTCCTCAGCggtatctctcacacacagagcaaG ggAGGATGTGGGTTTGTAGCAGGTCTCCTCCACCTGTTCTTCCTAGGATCCTTCAGTTGGATGTTGTTAGAGGGGGTTCAGCTCTATCGCATGGTGGTCCTGGTCTTCAACACTACCATAAG ACCTCTGTACCTGTATGCTGTGGGATATGGACTGCCACTGACTATAGTCATCATCTCTGCTATCACCTACCCAGATGGATACGGTACCACACAACA cTGTTGGTTGTCTCTGGAGAGAGGATTCATCTGGAGTTTCTTTGGCCCAGTGtgcaccatcatcatcctcaacACTTTCTTCTTCATCATCACTGTCTGGAGGCTGGCCCAGAAGTTCTCTAGTCTCAACCCTGACCTCTCCAACCTACGCAAGATcaa ggtgttcACAGTGACAGCAGTGGCCCAGCTGTGTGTGTTGGGTACTATGTGGATATTTGGAGTGTTCCAGTTCCAAGAGGAGGGGACAGTGGTCATGACATATCTCTTCACTATCCTCAACTCTCTACAGGGAGCACTGCTGTTCATCATGCACTGCCTACTGAACAAAacg GTTAGAGAGGAGTATTGCAAGCTGCTGTCCTGTATCTGCACACCACAGAAGAAGAGATACTCAGAGGTCAGCACTACCAACCCTTCTTCCAGCCAatcccag GGGTCAAGGAGCGCAGAGAACACGGGGGAGTCGCAGATATGA
- the LOC135560023 gene encoding adhesion G protein-coupled receptor E1-like isoform X1 — protein sequence MESRTLLLVLGLHFTLLVNIEARVCSLGFIANGRQQCDDIDECKEWDSTPPCGSNATCSNTYGSFYCHCLPGFRSTTSFKFTPFAGECKDLNECLENPQVCGSNTICLNTIGSYNCQCQPGFRVTYAGHCADIDECNEIAGICGVGGDCQNQKGSYSCLCHPGYSNYDNKQAQCSVLTCEQFKANETPGQNVPGLAGLLSLMRKSCLALSNSGDAAGGRLTGEVLLENVFTEMDGLLSHAILNNSREVSGLLGTMEDAMRFIGPQLRDTHTTMETDHTATELAVRRGQTPPTGPISLANDNARLDTSWETATGNGTYPGFALAGLVSFKTVERSVNNSFQYLTDTDTATATASKPSYQISSKVVTAFVSNPATDHLTQPVILTFKHLQVRAESMEMNYTCVFWSEGRVQEEGGAWSRSGCTKVTSNATHTVCSCSHLSSFAVLMALYPVQNTFELRLLTWLGLSVSVVCLLLCILTFWLCRSIQGTRTTIHLHLCVCLFIADLVFLSGISHTQSKGGCGFVAGLLHLFFLGSFSWMLLEGVQLYRMVVLVFNTTIRPLYLYAVGYGLPLTIVIISAITYPDGYGTTQHCWLSLERGFIWSFFGPVCTIIILNTFFFIITVWRLAQKFSSLNPDLSNLRKIKVFTVTAVAQLCVLGTMWIFGVFQFQEEGTVVMTYLFTILNSLQGALLFIMHCLLNKTVREEYCKLLSCICTPQKKRYSEVSTTNPSSSQSQGSRSAENTGESQI from the exons gtcTTCATTTCACTCTACTGGTGAACATAGAGGCCAGAGTTTGCAGCCTGGGCTTCATTGCCAATGGGAGACAACAATGTGATGATATAGATGAGTGTAAAGAGTGGGACAGTACCCCACCCTGTGGAAGTAATGCTACGTGTTCCAACACATATGGAAGCTTCTACTGTCACTGTCTACCTGGGTTCAGATCCACAACATCTTTCAAGTTTACTCCTTTCGCTGGGGAGTGTAAGG ACCTCAATGAGTGCCTGGAGAACCCACAGGTTTGTGGCAGCAACACCATTTGCCTCAACACCATCGGGAGCTACAACTGCCAGTGTCAACCTGGGTTCAGAGTTACTTACGCTGGACACTGTGCAG acATAGATGAGTGTAATGAGATCGCTGGTATCTGTGGAGTAGGCGGGGACTGCCAGAACCAGAAAGGAAGCTACAGTTGCCTCTGTCACCCTGGATACAGTAACTACGACAACAAACAGGCTCAGTGCTCAG TACTGACCTGTGAGCAGTTCAAAGCGAATGAGACTCCTGGACAG aaTGTCCCAGGTTTAGCTGGTCTCCTGTCTCTGATGAGGAAAAGCTGTCTGGCATTAAGTAACTCTGGGGATGCAGCCGGAGGGAGACTGACTGGAGAGGTGTTACTGGAG AATGTCTTCACGGAGATGGACGGCCTCTTGTCTCACGCTATCCTAAACAACAGCCGGGAGGTGAGTGGATTGCTAGGCACCATGGAAGACGCCATGAGGTTCATCGGGCCGCAGCTCAGAGACACCCACACCACCATGGAAACAgaccacacag CGACTGAGCTTGCAGTGAGGAGGGGACAGACTCCGCCCACTGGGCCAATCAGCCTGGCCAATGACAACGCTCGGCTGGATACCAGCTGGGAGACAGCCACCGGCAACGGGACATACCCAG GTTTTGCTCTGGCTGGGTTGGTGTCTTTCAAGACAGTGGAGAGATCTGTCAACAACTCCTTCCAGTacctcacagacacagacacagcaaccGCCACAGCATCAAAGCCTAGCTACCAGATCAGTTCCAAGGTGGTAACAGCTTTTGTCAGTAACCCAGCAACAGACCACCTCACCCAGCCTGTCATCCTCACCTTCAAACATCTACAG GTGAGGGCGGAGTCAATGGAGATGAACTACACCTGTGTGTTCTGGTCGGAGGGGCGTGTCCAGGAAGAGGGAGGGGCGTGGTCAAGGAGTGGCTGTACCAAAGTCACATCTAACGCTACACACACCGtgtgttcctgttcccaccttAGCAGCTTTGCTGTTCTCATGGCCCTCTACCctgtacag aaCACCTTTGAGCTGCGTCTGTTGACGTGGCTGGGTCTGTCggtgtctgtggtgtgtctgtTGCTGTGCATCCTGACCTTCTGGCTGTGTCGGTCCATCCAGGGGACACGCAccaccatccacctccacctctgtgTCTGCCTCTTCATCGCTGACCTCGTCTTCCTCAGCggtatctctcacacacagagcaaG ggAGGATGTGGGTTTGTAGCAGGTCTCCTCCACCTGTTCTTCCTAGGATCCTTCAGTTGGATGTTGTTAGAGGGGGTTCAGCTCTATCGCATGGTGGTCCTGGTCTTCAACACTACCATAAG ACCTCTGTACCTGTATGCTGTGGGATATGGACTGCCACTGACTATAGTCATCATCTCTGCTATCACCTACCCAGATGGATACGGTACCACACAACA cTGTTGGTTGTCTCTGGAGAGAGGATTCATCTGGAGTTTCTTTGGCCCAGTGtgcaccatcatcatcctcaacACTTTCTTCTTCATCATCACTGTCTGGAGGCTGGCCCAGAAGTTCTCTAGTCTCAACCCTGACCTCTCCAACCTACGCAAGATcaa ggtgttcACAGTGACAGCAGTGGCCCAGCTGTGTGTGTTGGGTACTATGTGGATATTTGGAGTGTTCCAGTTCCAAGAGGAGGGGACAGTGGTCATGACATATCTCTTCACTATCCTCAACTCTCTACAGGGAGCACTGCTGTTCATCATGCACTGCCTACTGAACAAAacg GTTAGAGAGGAGTATTGCAAGCTGCTGTCCTGTATCTGCACACCACAGAAGAAGAGATACTCAGAGGTCAGCACTACCAACCCTTCTTCCAGCCAatcccag GGGTCAAGGAGCGCAGAGAACACGGGGGAGTCGCAGATATGA